A single genomic interval of Stieleria maiorica harbors:
- a CDS encoding DUF4129 domain-containing protein, which translates to MSQSLDTTPWYDSESKQLVPIELKIRQDDSIHRDSRWLPKPKKVKQTTPSNNSATNPGATTGGLFGTSFTWSNLFGWALLAVIVMGMVGLTVYAVSRAELRMDNRSSINRQSDSQALPDEHTLERIKHLPPELRRTDVNLRSECERLMGEGRFDQAVILLLGHQLLLLDRSGLLRLSRGKTNGRYVRETRSHHEPIATWLRATADAFEQSYFGRHEIPASVFEQLWRQNELLESATQTYGAGK; encoded by the coding sequence ATGTCACAGTCGTTGGACACGACGCCCTGGTATGATTCCGAATCAAAGCAACTGGTTCCGATCGAACTGAAGATCCGCCAGGATGACTCGATCCATCGTGACAGTCGCTGGCTGCCCAAACCCAAAAAGGTCAAACAAACCACACCGTCAAACAACTCGGCCACCAACCCGGGCGCGACGACCGGCGGCTTATTCGGCACGTCGTTCACCTGGAGCAATCTGTTCGGCTGGGCCTTGCTGGCTGTCATCGTGATGGGAATGGTCGGCTTGACCGTGTACGCCGTGTCGCGTGCCGAATTGCGGATGGACAATCGCTCGTCGATCAACCGGCAATCCGATTCGCAAGCGTTACCCGATGAACACACGCTCGAGCGCATCAAACACCTGCCGCCCGAACTGCGCCGAACCGATGTGAACCTGCGCAGCGAGTGTGAACGGTTGATGGGCGAAGGACGTTTCGACCAAGCGGTCATTCTGTTGCTCGGCCATCAGCTGTTGCTACTCGATCGTAGCGGACTGTTGCGGCTGAGCCGAGGAAAGACAAACGGTCGGTACGTGCGTGAGACGCGCAGCCACCACGAGCCGATTGCGACATGGTTGCGGGCCACTGCCGATGCGTTTGAACAATCTTACTTTGGGCGCCACGAGATCCCTGCAAGTGTCTTTGAACAATTGTGGCGTCAAAATGAGCTGTTGGAATCGGCGACACAGACCTATGGAGCGGGCAAATGA
- a CDS encoding Nramp family divalent metal transporter yields the protein MKENETISPPTSLGRILLAVGPGLIVAGSIVGSGELIATTKTGAEAGFSLLWLIVIGCVIKVFAQIEFGRYALISGKTTLVALDEVPGPRIKGRGNWLVWYWLIMWLASISQLGGIVGGVGQALSISAPLTQQGVAYNQAADAEQLARFDAFRQAHHRGETESDVSTSNTWGTYDATYRSADPGQHLQPHDTAIWAIIISLLTSVILVVGRYSLIQSFSTALVASFTLLVVVNVYWLQSEAEFAFSAKEFLSGLMFSFPEKTAEISPIRTALATFGIIGVGAAELITYPYWCLEKGYGKFTGANDGSPQWKQRAAGWMRVMHFDAWGAMLIYTFATVAFYLLGASVLHRIGLNPEKGDMVRTLAVMFQPVFSEWAATVFLFGALAVLYSTFFVANASHARTFSDALRVIGVIAHDEQTRDRWIRILSGVFPILCVVIFIAFPAPAQLVLISGIAQGVMLPMLAAAALFFRYKRSVEGLEPGKTWDVFLWLSAVAMLVTGVWTVVAVLS from the coding sequence ATGAAAGAAAACGAAACCATTTCCCCTCCCACCTCACTCGGACGGATCCTGCTGGCGGTGGGGCCGGGGCTGATCGTTGCGGGATCCATCGTCGGCAGTGGTGAATTGATCGCGACCACCAAAACGGGTGCGGAAGCGGGATTCAGTCTGTTGTGGCTGATCGTGATCGGGTGCGTCATCAAGGTGTTCGCCCAGATCGAATTCGGCCGCTATGCCTTGATCAGTGGTAAGACGACGTTGGTCGCACTTGATGAAGTCCCGGGGCCGCGGATCAAGGGGCGAGGGAACTGGTTGGTGTGGTATTGGTTGATCATGTGGTTGGCCAGTATTTCCCAACTGGGTGGCATCGTCGGTGGTGTCGGTCAAGCGCTGTCGATCAGTGCGCCCCTGACGCAGCAAGGCGTGGCGTACAACCAGGCGGCCGACGCCGAGCAATTGGCGCGTTTCGACGCGTTTCGCCAGGCGCATCATCGTGGCGAGACCGAGTCGGACGTGAGCACATCGAACACCTGGGGCACCTACGATGCAACCTATCGTTCGGCAGACCCCGGCCAGCATTTGCAACCCCACGACACCGCGATTTGGGCCATCATCATTTCGCTACTCACCAGCGTGATCCTGGTCGTCGGCCGGTACAGTCTGATTCAATCCTTCTCCACCGCATTGGTGGCATCGTTCACGTTGCTGGTCGTCGTGAACGTGTATTGGTTGCAAAGCGAAGCCGAATTCGCATTCAGTGCCAAAGAGTTTCTCTCCGGGTTGATGTTCTCATTTCCAGAGAAGACGGCGGAGATCAGTCCGATCCGAACCGCACTTGCGACCTTTGGCATCATCGGTGTGGGCGCGGCGGAGTTGATCACATACCCGTATTGGTGTTTGGAAAAAGGGTACGGCAAATTCACCGGCGCAAACGATGGTTCCCCGCAGTGGAAACAGCGGGCCGCGGGGTGGATGCGGGTGATGCACTTCGATGCGTGGGGGGCGATGCTGATCTACACCTTTGCCACCGTCGCGTTCTATCTGCTGGGCGCTTCGGTGCTGCACCGCATCGGGTTGAATCCGGAAAAAGGCGACATGGTGCGGACGTTGGCCGTGATGTTCCAACCGGTGTTTTCCGAATGGGCCGCCACCGTGTTTTTGTTCGGTGCGCTGGCGGTGCTGTATTCGACGTTTTTTGTCGCCAACGCGTCGCACGCGCGGACCTTTTCCGACGCGTTGCGGGTGATCGGCGTGATCGCGCATGACGAGCAGACCCGCGACCGTTGGATTCGGATCTTGAGTGGTGTGTTTCCGATTCTGTGCGTGGTCATCTTCATCGCCTTCCCGGCTCCGGCGCAATTGGTCTTGATCAGCGGGATCGCGCAAGGCGTCATGTTGCCGATGCTGGCCGCCGCGGCACTCTTTTTCCGCTACAAGCGATCAGTCGAGGGGCTGGAACCCGGCAAGACATGGGACGTTTTTCTGTGGCTGTCCGCGGTGGCGATGCTGGTCACCGGCGTTTGGACCGTGGTCGCGGTGTTGTCGTAG
- a CDS encoding glycosyltransferase family 4 protein has translation MKVLLVYESLETPSTTVRALQFRECFEQDAQIQATFIGRTSEAMNAVMKRWPWRPSLRRPATVAESAILRRRESKIVDLARRCDVVMMMTVPSWPLHQRLADLPNTRLITDLIDALWLPCFQSQGWQHIHQMLATSDTVICENEYTAGYVRDHCPNVSVVPDGPQLDVFDRHRDSVVAPQETCRIGWIGGKYTADALYRVFEPLESIFAQHPDVQLRLVGADPDRIPRFENVRYSVLPQYDQTTMVREVLAMDIGIFPMFNTAESLYRGTLKTKIYMSGQAAVIGQRLGENETLIQDGVNGLLAADDQQWCDALSRLIGDVPLRRQVAAAGLETMRRDFTRQRCYQRLRDAILDVQE, from the coding sequence ATGAAAGTACTGCTGGTTTACGAATCGTTGGAAACACCTAGCACGACGGTTCGGGCGTTGCAGTTCCGCGAGTGTTTTGAGCAAGACGCCCAGATTCAGGCGACGTTCATCGGACGCACCAGCGAGGCGATGAACGCGGTGATGAAGCGCTGGCCATGGCGCCCGAGTTTACGGCGTCCGGCAACGGTGGCCGAATCCGCCATCCTGCGTCGACGTGAATCGAAAATCGTTGACTTGGCACGCCGATGCGACGTCGTGATGATGATGACCGTGCCTTCGTGGCCGCTGCATCAGCGATTGGCGGATTTGCCAAACACACGTCTGATCACCGACCTGATCGACGCGCTTTGGCTGCCCTGTTTCCAGTCTCAGGGTTGGCAGCACATTCACCAAATGCTCGCTACCTCCGACACCGTGATCTGCGAAAACGAATACACCGCCGGGTACGTGCGCGATCATTGTCCCAACGTCTCGGTGGTTCCCGACGGGCCTCAGTTGGACGTGTTTGATCGCCATCGCGATTCGGTCGTTGCCCCGCAGGAAACCTGTCGCATCGGCTGGATCGGCGGCAAGTACACCGCCGACGCCTTGTACCGCGTTTTCGAGCCGCTGGAATCGATCTTCGCCCAACATCCCGACGTCCAACTGCGACTGGTCGGAGCCGATCCCGACCGGATCCCTCGTTTCGAAAACGTTCGCTACAGCGTCCTGCCGCAGTACGACCAGACCACGATGGTCCGAGAGGTTTTGGCAATGGACATTGGGATTTTCCCGATGTTCAACACCGCCGAATCCCTGTACCGTGGAACGCTGAAAACCAAGATCTACATGTCGGGCCAAGCTGCCGTGATCGGCCAACGTTTGGGAGAAAACGAAACCTTGATCCAAGACGGCGTCAACGGCTTGCTGGCCGCGGACGACCAACAGTGGTGCGACGCACTGAGTCGTCTGATCGGTGATGTCCCGCTTCGCCGACAGGTTGCCGCGGCGGGACTGGAAACGATGCGACGCGACTTCACGCGTCAACGCTGCTACCAACGACTTCGCGACGCGATCCTGGACGTCCAGGAATAA
- a CDS encoding SGNH/GDSL hydrolase family protein, which produces MDNKNTPSHQSPSHRVIPVRRKIVLGILVAVSFFLVAEGLLRVAGYRAASDVERMEFTFPIDDYNTNSPQPFLKRDATLFWRPRPGVLGHNSMGFYGPEFVADKPDGVFRIVCLGDSCTHFGPVTYSDMLRGYLDRVAPGEFEVINGGVIGYTSFQGKRLLETEVTGWDPDLVTVYFGWNDHWLARGYQDKDQQAVEPPLAGGLSKVRLFQLIQGLMPRAVADSAMRVEAEDYRANLQAIGEVCRANQFDCWYLTAPHAFDLGVPPYLIESGEAENLEDLLEIHRAYNQIVRDVAVSRGNTLVDLERELDSMNKSELFIDDHIHLSKQGRLLVAKRLAAELRGAGILEVDADE; this is translated from the coding sequence GTGGACAACAAGAATACGCCTTCGCATCAATCCCCCTCGCACCGCGTCATTCCGGTGCGGCGGAAGATCGTGCTTGGTATCTTGGTCGCCGTCTCTTTTTTCTTGGTTGCCGAGGGGCTGTTGCGGGTCGCGGGGTATCGCGCCGCCTCTGACGTCGAGCGAATGGAATTCACCTTTCCGATCGATGACTACAACACGAATTCGCCCCAGCCGTTTTTGAAACGTGACGCGACCTTATTCTGGCGTCCTCGCCCCGGAGTCCTCGGTCATAATTCGATGGGTTTCTACGGTCCCGAGTTTGTCGCCGACAAGCCGGACGGCGTGTTTCGAATCGTTTGCCTGGGCGACTCCTGCACGCATTTCGGGCCGGTCACCTACAGCGACATGTTGCGCGGTTATCTGGATCGGGTGGCTCCCGGGGAGTTTGAGGTGATCAATGGCGGGGTCATCGGTTACACGTCTTTTCAAGGAAAGCGATTGCTGGAAACCGAGGTGACCGGCTGGGATCCAGATCTGGTCACGGTGTATTTCGGATGGAATGACCACTGGCTGGCACGCGGCTATCAGGACAAAGACCAACAAGCGGTGGAGCCCCCGTTGGCCGGCGGGTTGAGCAAGGTACGCCTTTTTCAGCTGATCCAAGGTTTAATGCCTCGCGCGGTTGCGGATTCGGCAATGCGAGTCGAAGCGGAGGATTACCGTGCCAACCTGCAAGCGATCGGAGAGGTGTGCCGGGCAAACCAATTCGACTGTTGGTACCTGACCGCGCCGCACGCGTTTGACTTGGGCGTGCCGCCGTACCTGATCGAGTCGGGGGAGGCGGAGAACTTGGAGGACTTGTTGGAGATCCATCGCGCTTACAACCAGATCGTTCGCGACGTGGCGGTGTCACGCGGCAACACGCTGGTCGATTTGGAGCGTGAGCTTGATTCGATGAACAAGTCGGAATTGTTCATCGACGACCACATTCACCTCTCGAAACAAGGTCGATTGTTGGTCGCCAAGCGGCTGGCCGCGGAGCTGCGCGGCGCGGGGATCCTGGAAGTTGACGCGGACGAGTAG
- a CDS encoding RDD family protein: protein MAAVQPLDTTIAVVTPENIAFEYQLAGPFRRLPAYLIDLAVRWGVILTVGFTLLLVGGLLTVLSSFYGPLTFAFIVILIFVINWFYGTILEAYFNGRTIGKWFCGIRVIEVDGRPVSPRSALLRNLLRVADLAPVAAINTWDPDVPPIYFIPTGIVGLVSMMMTQRMQRLGDLAAGTMVVVDERKWQLPIAKVDDARVPALASYIPGDYLITRKMARTLATYVERRHFLTPPRRREVARNLSDPLIDRFDFRKDIDPDLLLYALYYKTFLVDSTTESADLGPLAGYSPLAKDAGKPSGLAEPLQSVVQEELGKPAQRQPAQRQPVQRQPAQAPLGDWRSASDRSSIQPNADAADAAMSSPSLAKTPPAETPVPPPGNAREDR, encoded by the coding sequence ATGGCCGCCGTCCAACCGCTCGACACGACCATCGCCGTGGTCACGCCGGAAAACATCGCCTTTGAGTATCAATTGGCGGGTCCGTTCCGTCGTCTGCCGGCGTATCTGATCGATCTGGCGGTCCGCTGGGGGGTGATTCTGACCGTCGGATTCACGTTGCTGTTGGTCGGTGGATTGCTGACCGTGTTGTCGTCCTTCTACGGCCCGCTGACGTTTGCCTTCATCGTGATTTTGATCTTCGTGATCAATTGGTTCTACGGAACGATTCTGGAGGCCTACTTCAACGGTCGCACGATCGGAAAGTGGTTTTGTGGGATTCGCGTGATCGAAGTCGACGGACGCCCTGTGTCGCCACGCAGCGCCCTGCTGCGAAACCTGCTGCGGGTCGCCGATTTGGCCCCCGTCGCCGCGATCAACACGTGGGATCCCGATGTCCCGCCGATCTACTTTATTCCCACCGGGATCGTCGGCTTGGTCAGCATGATGATGACGCAGCGGATGCAGCGTCTGGGAGATCTGGCCGCTGGAACGATGGTGGTGGTCGACGAACGCAAATGGCAACTTCCGATCGCCAAGGTGGATGATGCACGAGTCCCCGCGCTGGCATCGTACATTCCCGGCGATTACCTGATCACCCGAAAGATGGCCAGAACGCTGGCGACCTATGTCGAACGCCGCCATTTCTTGACGCCACCGCGGCGCCGCGAAGTCGCCCGGAACCTGTCAGATCCGCTGATCGATCGGTTTGATTTTCGCAAGGACATCGACCCGGATCTGCTGTTGTACGCGCTCTACTACAAAACCTTCTTGGTCGATTCGACGACCGAATCGGCTGATCTGGGCCCACTGGCCGGGTACAGCCCGCTGGCCAAAGACGCCGGCAAACCGTCGGGGCTGGCGGAACCACTGCAAAGCGTCGTTCAAGAGGAGCTAGGCAAACCCGCACAACGTCAACCCGCACAACGTCAACCGGTACAGCGTCAACCCGCACAGGCTCCGCTTGGTGATTGGCGCAGCGCGTCGGATCGGTCGTCGATCCAACCCAACGCGGACGCCGCCGACGCCGCAATGTCGTCACCGTCGCTGGCAAAGACGCCGCCGGCAGAGACTCCGGTGCCGCCGCCCGGAAATGCGAGGGAAGACCGATGA
- a CDS encoding DegT/DnrJ/EryC1/StrS family aminotransferase: protein MPKFVDTRDESILPVQGKNLVLFHPHVPESAIAGVADTLRTRWIGQGPKVEQFEESFRVALGSSHFPVAVGSCTDAIHLAYVLCNLQPGDEVIVPVFTCTATNIPLLYHGVRIRFADAQRETMNIDPRHVRSLVTDRTRAIVCVHYGGLPCDMDELTTIATEAGVPLIEDAAQAVGASYKGVPVGAMSDFTAFSFQAIKHITTGDGGMLMIRDPQLVAKTKRIRWFGIDREAKQGGTWQNDISEVGYKYQMTDIGAAMGLAALETLDEVLDLRKSILARYIQRLQGIHGIDVVGANFKDRVHAAWLCTVLVDRRKDLERKLRDAAIESGQVHFRNDRYSVFAKYREDELPNMNALEERYLVLPLHTHMSVADADRVCDVIQSGW from the coding sequence ATGCCAAAGTTCGTCGATACGCGTGACGAGTCGATTTTACCGGTCCAGGGAAAGAATCTCGTTCTGTTCCACCCACACGTGCCGGAATCTGCCATCGCCGGCGTCGCCGACACGTTGCGAACCCGCTGGATCGGGCAAGGCCCCAAAGTCGAGCAATTTGAAGAGTCGTTCCGCGTTGCTCTGGGATCGAGCCATTTTCCGGTCGCCGTCGGATCCTGCACCGACGCCATCCATCTGGCGTATGTGCTATGCAATCTGCAACCGGGGGATGAAGTCATCGTCCCGGTTTTCACGTGCACCGCAACGAACATTCCTTTGCTCTATCACGGGGTTCGCATTCGCTTTGCCGATGCGCAGCGGGAGACGATGAATATCGACCCCCGACACGTTCGGTCCCTGGTGACCGATCGCACGCGAGCGATCGTCTGTGTGCACTACGGCGGCTTACCCTGCGACATGGACGAACTGACGACCATCGCAACCGAAGCCGGCGTGCCGTTGATCGAAGACGCCGCACAGGCCGTGGGCGCAAGCTACAAAGGTGTCCCGGTCGGTGCGATGTCGGATTTCACCGCGTTCTCGTTCCAAGCGATCAAACACATCACGACCGGAGACGGCGGGATGTTGATGATCCGCGATCCGCAACTGGTCGCCAAAACCAAACGCATCCGTTGGTTCGGGATCGACCGCGAAGCCAAGCAGGGCGGGACTTGGCAGAACGACATCAGCGAAGTGGGCTACAAGTATCAGATGACCGACATCGGTGCGGCGATGGGATTGGCGGCACTCGAAACGCTCGACGAAGTGCTGGACCTGCGAAAGTCGATTCTGGCCCGCTACATCCAGCGGCTGCAGGGCATTCACGGCATCGATGTCGTCGGCGCCAACTTCAAAGATCGCGTGCATGCGGCTTGGCTGTGTACGGTTTTGGTCGATCGCCGCAAGGACCTGGAGCGAAAGTTGCGCGACGCCGCCATCGAGTCCGGGCAGGTTCATTTTCGCAACGATCGATACAGTGTGTTTGCAAAGTATCGCGAAGATGAACTCCCCAACATGAACGCCCTGGAAGAACGTTACCTGGTCTTGCCTCTGCACACCCACATGTCGGTTGCCGATGCAGACCGGGTCTGCGACGTGATCCAATCCGGCTGGTAA
- a CDS encoding stage II sporulation protein M: MNVAKLLEKRRTDWTELERLCEAMEVRGSTDSVSPKHRGAPGVVRFSSLYRAACADLALADAYQLPPNTVTYLHRLVARAHNQLYRTHSPAPGGWVRILFTEAPQRIFNDGCVRVATLVFFGLFALAMVMGAAEEQFPGFAERICGSKMLEGTSESFKEPLAVSPEEYTARAAFYIRHNTGIGLQCFAYGILLVPCLVTLAYNAIVLGATFGYMSRDGVEGADHFFEFVTAHGPFELTAIALSAGAGLRLGMGLFYTRGLSRVDSVRRSGRDAVPVMAASAAMFILAAFTEGFLSPSGAPYLIKVAWSILSSGLITLYFVVLGFPRHESDGGSLVRTARYADLVDSRLPIDGADDDAT; the protein is encoded by the coding sequence ATGAATGTCGCGAAGCTGCTGGAGAAACGCCGCACCGATTGGACCGAACTGGAACGCTTGTGCGAGGCCATGGAAGTGCGCGGCAGCACGGATTCGGTCAGCCCCAAACATCGCGGGGCACCGGGTGTGGTGCGGTTTTCATCACTCTATCGAGCGGCGTGCGCCGATCTGGCGCTCGCCGATGCGTACCAATTGCCTCCCAACACGGTCACCTACCTGCACCGCTTGGTCGCCCGTGCCCACAACCAGTTGTATCGCACGCACAGCCCCGCACCGGGCGGTTGGGTTCGCATTCTATTTACCGAAGCACCGCAACGGATTTTCAACGACGGCTGTGTACGGGTCGCCACGCTGGTTTTCTTTGGGTTGTTCGCCCTGGCGATGGTGATGGGCGCCGCGGAAGAACAGTTTCCGGGGTTTGCCGAACGCATTTGCGGGTCCAAAATGCTCGAAGGCACGTCGGAATCATTCAAGGAACCGTTGGCCGTCAGTCCGGAAGAATACACGGCGCGGGCGGCGTTCTACATCCGTCACAACACAGGCATCGGGCTGCAGTGTTTCGCCTACGGAATTCTTTTGGTCCCCTGTTTGGTCACGCTGGCCTACAACGCGATCGTTTTGGGCGCCACGTTCGGTTACATGTCGCGCGACGGGGTCGAGGGAGCGGATCATTTTTTTGAGTTTGTGACTGCCCACGGCCCCTTTGAACTAACGGCGATCGCGTTGTCGGCCGGGGCCGGCCTGCGATTGGGCATGGGGCTGTTCTACACCCGCGGGTTGTCTCGCGTGGACTCGGTTCGTCGATCCGGACGCGATGCCGTGCCGGTGATGGCCGCCAGCGCGGCGATGTTCATTCTGGCGGCGTTCACCGAAGGCTTTTTGTCGCCCAGCGGTGCCCCCTACTTGATCAAAGTGGCCTGGTCGATCCTGTCCAGTGGCCTGATCACCCTGTACTTCGTCGTGCTCGGATTCCCTCGTCACGAGAGCGACGGCGGGTCCTTGGTCCGAACCGCCCGCTATGCAGACTTGGTCGATTCGCGCCTCCCGATTGACGGAGCCGACGACGATGCAACTTGA
- a CDS encoding AAA family ATPase, with the protein MTDPTAGNPQPGSHAVTPTASQGTSTGAATTPPPSESPLASQGKSQRFEPVQRLYQAVSDEVAKLFVGQDELVLGTLTALFSGGHVLIESVPGLGKTLFVRTLGRALGCDFGRIQFTADLMPSDITGAPVFDMQKSEFRFRPGPVFTQLLLADEINRSPAKTHAALLEIMQEYRVTIDGTSHTVPQPFLVMATQNPLESEGTYNLPEAQLDRFMFKLKVDYPSEAQEAEILKLHSKQVNLNERLETEVRTITDPESVRQLIQLCGTVNVEDALVDYINKIVRATRTWPAFHIGASPRAGLALMQCARTLAGFGGRDYAIPDDVVEVAIPALRHRVQLTAEAEIEGRDIDEELLAVIRGIEVPRD; encoded by the coding sequence TTGACCGACCCGACTGCCGGAAACCCACAACCCGGATCACACGCCGTCACCCCGACGGCTTCGCAAGGCACGAGCACCGGCGCCGCCACGACTCCCCCGCCCAGCGAGTCGCCGTTGGCGTCACAGGGGAAGAGCCAACGATTCGAGCCCGTCCAGCGGCTCTACCAAGCGGTCTCGGACGAAGTCGCCAAATTGTTTGTCGGTCAGGACGAATTGGTCCTCGGAACGCTGACCGCGTTATTTTCCGGCGGCCACGTGCTGATCGAATCCGTGCCGGGGCTGGGAAAGACCCTGTTCGTTCGCACCCTCGGTCGAGCGCTCGGCTGCGATTTCGGACGCATCCAATTCACCGCCGACCTGATGCCATCGGACATCACCGGCGCCCCCGTGTTCGACATGCAAAAAAGCGAGTTTCGCTTCCGCCCCGGCCCGGTTTTCACGCAGCTGCTGTTGGCCGACGAAATCAACCGCTCGCCCGCCAAGACACATGCCGCCCTGCTAGAAATCATGCAGGAATACCGTGTCACGATCGACGGAACCAGCCACACCGTGCCGCAACCGTTCCTGGTGATGGCGACCCAAAACCCGTTGGAAAGCGAAGGCACCTACAATTTGCCCGAAGCCCAACTGGACCGGTTCATGTTCAAATTGAAGGTCGATTACCCGAGCGAAGCACAAGAAGCTGAAATCCTGAAACTGCACAGCAAACAGGTCAACTTGAATGAACGGTTGGAAACCGAGGTGCGGACGATCACCGATCCGGAATCGGTGCGTCAACTGATTCAGCTTTGTGGAACCGTCAATGTCGAAGACGCGTTGGTGGACTACATCAACAAGATCGTCCGCGCCACGCGGACTTGGCCGGCATTTCATATCGGCGCTTCGCCACGCGCGGGCCTGGCGCTGATGCAGTGTGCCCGTACTTTGGCCGGATTCGGCGGCCGCGACTATGCGATCCCGGACGACGTCGTCGAAGTGGCGATCCCGGCCCTGCGGCACCGGGTTCAGTTGACTGCCGAGGCTGAGATCGAAGGCCGGGATATCGACGAAGAACTGCTCGCCGTGATCCGAGGCATCGAAGTCCCACGCGATTGA
- a CDS encoding DUF1559 domain-containing protein — MSRPRTLRRGFTLVELLVVIAIIGILVGLLLPAVQAAREAARRMSCSNNFKQIGLAIHNYHSAFKQIPNTMTGTAKTWTGANTTYNSNRLYLSYLVSILPQMEQQGLWDEISNTSRESAATGGIMPSQVTNGEWPPMGPCPWVTQYPPWATEVPTYRCPSDPSLHISIGKANYAASLGDSFDYAWWGGKNENGFWNNGSGSGDQFDETWMATRAQAANRGFFWPRLETRFRDTLDGLSNTIAAGEICTSRGTREVKSDYVRRITSMTPTNSHFATPLNCKEGAHIDPDRPAFYAPGATISSGINNGRGGRWGDGRPAYTAFQTILPPNSASCARSNSDNTYSIYTAGSHHSGGAHVLMGDGAVIFMTDSVDTGDLTQDTVVRDGGMNLGGAQSPYGLWGALGTRATGETIEEQLNQ; from the coding sequence ATGTCAAGACCGCGTACTCTTAGGCGGGGCTTTACCCTCGTCGAACTGCTGGTGGTGATCGCAATCATTGGTATTCTTGTGGGACTCCTTCTCCCAGCAGTTCAGGCCGCCCGTGAAGCCGCACGCCGGATGTCGTGTAGCAACAATTTCAAGCAGATTGGCTTGGCGATTCACAACTATCACAGTGCGTTCAAGCAAATCCCCAACACGATGACCGGGACGGCCAAGACTTGGACCGGTGCCAACACCACGTACAACAGCAACCGGTTGTACCTGAGCTATCTGGTTTCCATCCTTCCCCAAATGGAACAACAAGGTTTGTGGGACGAGATCTCCAACACGAGCCGCGAATCAGCGGCAACCGGAGGAATCATGCCCTCTCAGGTGACCAACGGCGAGTGGCCTCCGATGGGACCCTGTCCTTGGGTCACGCAGTATCCGCCGTGGGCGACGGAGGTTCCGACCTACCGTTGTCCAAGTGACCCGAGCTTGCACATCAGTATCGGGAAAGCCAACTACGCTGCTTCGTTGGGCGATTCGTTCGACTACGCCTGGTGGGGCGGAAAAAACGAAAACGGCTTCTGGAACAACGGGAGCGGCTCGGGAGACCAATTCGACGAGACTTGGATGGCGACGCGAGCCCAAGCGGCCAACCGTGGATTCTTTTGGCCGCGATTGGAAACCCGTTTCCGCGACACGCTGGACGGGCTGTCCAACACGATCGCGGCTGGCGAAATCTGCACCTCGCGCGGGACGCGTGAAGTTAAATCGGATTACGTGCGGCGGATCACCAGCATGACGCCGACCAATTCGCACTTCGCAACTCCGCTCAACTGTAAAGAAGGCGCCCACATCGATCCCGATCGTCCCGCATTTTATGCACCCGGTGCGACCATCAGTTCCGGGATCAACAACGGTCGTGGTGGACGATGGGGTGACGGGCGTCCCGCCTACACCGCGTTCCAAACCATCTTGCCGCCTAACTCCGCGAGTTGTGCCCGAAGCAATTCGGACAACACGTACAGTATCTACACCGCGGGAAGTCATCACTCCGGCGGGGCCCACGTCTTGATGGGTGATGGTGCGGTGATCTTTATGACCGATAGTGTCGACACCGGTGATCTGACGCAAGACACGGTGGTTCGCGATGGTGGCATGAACCTCGGAGGTGCACAAAGTCCCTATGGTTTATGGGGTGCTTTGGGGACCAGGGCGACCGGAGAAACGATCGAAGAACAACTCAATCAGTAG